GATATTGGATGAGAATAGAAGGAAACTATTGGTGATCTTAGTGAAGAGAAAGGCCCCGAGGGTCTGCACATTGGAAAGAGCCTGCCAACTTCCAGGAGGAAATGgaatagagagaggaaaggatggaTAAAATGGTAGTGGGGCCACAGTGGTATGGGGACCAGGGTACCTACAGAGAGAACTGGAATGGAGGACAGTGAGGAGACAGCTGGACTTCTTGGGAGGAGAAAGAGCAGTGTCAAGAACAATGGcacggactgggaatgtggcttaagtagtagagtcttgcctaccatgcatgaaggcctgggtttgattcctcagtactgcataaacagaaaaggctggaagtggcgctgtggctcaagtggcagagtgctagccttgagcaaaaagaagccatggatagtgctcaggccctgagtctcagtcccaggactggccaaaaaaaaaaaaaaaaaaaaaagacaacagcaTACAGGACTATTCTGCTATTCTTTGAAGAGGACAGGGGCAACAGTCACGAGCTAACtagtttttaataaataattttattgttattattaagctgatatacagagaggttatcaTTTCACTAGCCAGGTAATGAACACATTActgttttttggacaatgtcaccctttccttcgctttcccatttccctttcccatccctacccataaGTTATAGCTTGTTTTCTACATtctgtatactgaatagcatgattgcatttgtttatcctttctccctccttctctgtaccttccctaaaaaaaaaaaagacaaaaacaaatgttatcaccaccactaccaacaaaaacctcatgtttccatttcctggaattcatgtcAATcagtagtattttaaatgttaagaGAAGGTACACCTTTGGGTTTCTCTCTTAGGGTAccctcctttagtctgactgttcatgtgtgaatacctagaatcctgtatagGTCATTGTACTCAGTTATATTTTAGGTCTGGCTTTCCTGCATTATGGAAACCAtgtactgtttgtctctctgggcttggcttacctcacttaagatGAGTTGgtctaggtccatctatttccctgcaaatgacctaatcttactctttctaatggataaatattccattgtgtataagtaccacatttgatctatccactcatctgttgtagggcatctggactgtttctATGActtagctattatgaatagtgcagcaacaAACATGGGTGCACAAGTATCTTCACCATATCCTGGCTTGTAGGTGCCCTGCTCtgggtagatacccaagagtggtatggctgggtcatagggaagttctgtgtttggtttttttgaggactctccaaactgccttccagagtagttgtactagtttacattcctaccagcagcATAAAAACATCCTTGCTAATACGTTATTGTTCGTATTTTTTATATTAGCCAATctaagtggggtgagatggaatcttttgatttgcatttcctttatggccagggatgttgagcatttcttcatgtgtatatTTGCCATTcatacttctgagaagtctctcaaACTCCCTTGACCACTTATTGATTGTTTTATTCCTTTTGGAGGGTGATTTTTTGAGTTCCTTATATATTTGGGGAGGTAACTACTTTTGAGATGTGCATGTGGTGGGGGGGATGGTAAGGCTTGGGGGCATGGAGGGGAGACTGTCAAGGAAAACAAATGAGGGTCTTAGGTGTGAGGAGTCCATCAAGGAGGCAGCGCAGGGAAGCTGGAATGGAGACGAGGGCTCATATCCAGGTTTGTGGACATGAGAAAGCCAAGCCAGCGGCTGGGCAGAGTGTGTAAGACTAGGGAAGTTCCTGAGCTTGCAAAGTGaacagtgccagtggctcatgcctgtgatccaagctactcaggagcctgaggcctggagGACCTGATTGGAAGCCaggctaagcagaaaagtcctcaagacttcaGCCTCAATAAGCCAAGAAACGAGCcaggctaaagtggtagagtaccagttgtgAACACAAaagctggccctgaattcaagtcctagtactagcacacacatacacacacacacacacacatacacacaaacacacttaaGTCTGAGGCATACATATATGCTGACTAGGATGGCCAGGAAAGGCCCTTGGCTTCAGCAACTCATAACCCTATATGGGCTTGGCCCAGTGATGCCCGAGCAATGTCTAGCTGTGAGTGGATGCTGCTTAGAGAGGAGTGGGGCTAAGGAGGGGTGGATGGGTGCTTGATGTGAGGGTACTTGGTGCACTTCCAGCTCCTCCAGAGCAGGAAGCCAGCATTGAGTATGGAGGAATTGGGGTGATGAGAGACTGCAGGTAGCCATGGACCAGGGCAACTGGGAAGTCAAGGAGCTGGGAGGTCAAGCTCTGGGATCAGGAAGTCAGGTGGAACTGGAATGAGGTAGAAGCTGGGCGGGGGAGAACACTGAGCCAGGGGAAAAGCATCCCAAGAATGAGGAGTGGCAGCCCTAGGCCGGGCAGAGTGCCAGGCTCCCGGTCTCCCTGGAGGAAGGTGGTCCAAAGCATCTTGGAAGCCAGGCTGCCAATATctcagagactgagacagaggcGGAAGCAGCCCCCTAGGGAGCCCCCAGGGAGAGTGAGGTAAGCACAAAGAGGAATCCTGAGCAAGCAAGATGGAGCCTGACAGGAGACTGCTCGGCAAATGGACACTAGCAGAGGAGCACCATATAACACCCCATAAGGAAGACATTCCTGATCCAATTTAACAAGGAAACAGAGGCACGACACAGCCAGGTGGAGTCATTTACTCAAGGTCAGAGAGCATAACCACCTATTAGGAAGCAATTGTCAGTAAGTTCAAACCTTGGAGCAAGAGTTTGCCACATTGGCCTGACTCCTATATAGGAAATCTAGCCAGTCTGGTCTAAGCAGTagctcctccccagccctgcccaggatgtgacgtgcccccccccccccactttggtGCTTCTGGCCTATGGAAGGCCTTTGCCCTCCATGTCCCCAAAAAGGAGGGGCAGCAGCAGGCCCCATGTAGGGCCAGACCCTGAGCACAGAAGATAATGAATGGAAGTGAATTGGACCTAGTGGCcttcagagaaggggaagggggaggagggagaactgGTTGTCAGGTGAGTCCGTAGAAGGAAGAAGCATGGGGGCTCCTGCACCTGGCCAGGctgctccccctctcctccttgtGCCACGTGCCCCTAGCTtgcctgcctgccccccaccTTGCTCTGAACTCCTGGAGGCTGTGAGCTCAGCAGTTTGAATCCCTCTCAGGCCAGCCCAGCACTTTGTAGCAGTCAGTCAATATTTGCTGAATTGAATCTGGGCCCTAGCCTGGGAGCTCTGGGCTATGGAGCCAGACTGTCTAATCTGAATCCCAGTCCCATGCCACCCTAGTTCTGAGCATGCCACTTCACTTCCACTACAAAGCCTGAGCtggagaaagaggggagagagaaaaagagacagagagatctgCGCCACTGCGCTTGGGATGGCTATGTGCTTGGCTTGACACTATGCTGTCCCTGTTTTGAGATTCTTACCTTAAGCAGTGGACAAAAAGCCACTTGGCCATACAAAATGTGTAGCCAGTCCTGAGTCAGGGAGTAACAATAGTGTCTCCCTTAGAGGCTTGTTGTTGAAATGATTAAATTATCTGCCTAAAATGCTCAGCACATTGAAAAGTGCACACCAGcctggtcaccagtggctcacatctgtaatgctagctgctcaggaggctgagagctgaggactgcagttcagaaagaaaagttcatgagactcttaactccaattaactacctaaaagccagaagtggagctgtggctcaagtggaagaatgtaagctttgaaaaaagaataataaaagcaaagggacagagcccaggccctgatttcaagccccagtactgacatttttttttttaaagtacaataaaTAGGAGCAGATTGGTCCTGTTGGAGGCTGGGGGCTATTGGGATCATTCCAGGGCCTATGTGTGATAAATGAGTGGAATGAGTGACAGCTTGGAAGCATCTGGAAGGTGCTTGGAGAACGGGTGATAGGGCTGGGGGTTGAGAAGCTGTGATGGAAATAGAGGTATTTCTGCATCCCCAGACTGTTAAACAGTAAAAATTTCTCCCGCAGCCAGCGATCCAGGCCCAGCTGCCACAGCCTGCAAAAAGTCCACTTGGTAGGACCTGAGGACATGAGTTCCAGTCTTTATTGTAGGGGTGTGGTCTCAGACCCCTGGAGGTCTTCAGTCTCTAGCTTCAGGAGCTGTCCAAGCTTGGTGGAAGCCTGGATCCGTTGCTCAACCTGCAGGACTGCCAACCCAGCCCGGCCAGCCGGAGGACCTGAGGGTGCGGGCCCTGGCTTAAGGGGTGAAGGACGGCTCAAAGGAAGGGGTTGGTGCCGGCTTGTGGGGCAGGGAGCAGAGGCCCTGCAGAGCCGGACGTGGGCAGCAGCGGCTGCGGCAGGCTGGGGGGCTGCGTGGTGAAGGTACCAGCCTGCGGGAAGACGCTGACCGAGGCAGGGAGGCCCATGCCGGCCGGCACGCTGCTGAgcggcaggggcagggaggtgctGTAGGTCATGGAGCCTGGGGCAGCCGCTAGGCCCAGTGCGGGTGATCCCGCGCGCATCTGGTTCAAGGTTGGCCTGCCCAGCTCGCCCACGCCAAATGGGTTGGTGGGGGAAGCGCTGAGACCTGCGGACGGGAGAGAAGacgggtggtgggggggggtgtcttagaATCTGACCAGATTGTGGGACCCGGCAGGGTGTGATGGGAGCGCAGTGACAGCAAGGGACACCAGTGCAGAggcgcaggggtgggggtggaggtccTTACCTGTCAGGAAGGGGTTCCGGGTCTTTACAGCCTGGGGCGCCTTGATCAGGGAGTCAAGGTTGACCAAGGAGGAGGCCGAAGGGCCTAGGAAGGATTCTGGGGTTCGGCAGGGGCGAGCCTCCTTGCTGGGCTGGGTTAATGTCTCTCCCAGCGCGCCCAGGTCAAAGGTGTCTGGCTCCTTGGTGCCGTTTTGCTTGGGGCTGGGGTCTCCAAACAGATCCAGCTCTGGAAGAGATAAGGCATGCTCACTGCTGGTGGGGAGGGTCAGGCCATCACATGGACAGATGGGCCCAGAGGCCCATGCTAGGAACCTTCCCTCCTTGAGCCTTCTGCTCACCCACGGGACTGCTGGGCTTCCCTGAGGGCAAAGCCTGGGCACACTCCAGCTCTTGCTTGGTGTCTGCAGAATCCGGAGGTTTGGCAAGAGGGAAGGTTGAAGTACCACCTAGACCTAGCCAAGGAGGAAGAAGGTGATTGGATGAACTGGCAGAAAGGGATGACCTCTGACCCAGGAAGGGGCCCTCCAGGCCCAGGCATCACCTGTTGCCCCttggcaggaagggagggggactCAGACACCCCTAGTCTCTCACACACCCTCTGCCCTCCACTTACCAGGTGTGTTAGATGTCTCCACGGAGGCCCCCCACGGGTcagccccagcactggggagtttgtggtggggggagtttGGTGCCCAGGGATCTGTGGGAGGGGGTCCGGCAGACAGCACTGGGGTCCTGCCCCAGGGCTCAGAGGAGGAGAGTGTAGGAAGCAGGTCCCAAGGCTGGCTTCGGGCATTTCCTGAGGGGACTGGAGACCAGGGGTCTGCAGAGGGTCCCCAGGATGAGCCACTGGGCTCTGTGCTTGGCCTGAGACCTGGAATGGGAACAATAAAGCCATGACCCCAGGCCTACCAGATCCCTGTCCAGAACCTTCCCAGGGACCTAGCCCAGGTTAGGATGTATAGGGGTACATTTCATAGGTGGGATGCAAACTTGGGACCACACAGCAAGCTAGAGCCCCAATTCAACAGTTATCCCAGAAGCCTGGAACCTCAGGCCCAGGCAGcatcagggctgggctggggaaggCCACCAGAGGCTACATCCTAACCCTCAATACCACAGCCATGTCCCAGGGGCAGCTGAGTCTTGGGAGGTAAGCACTTGTCCAGTGATCCTCATTTacttagggggtgggggggaagagtgCTCTGTAGGCAGGTGCTGGAAAGAAGGGGCTCTTTGGGGCCAGGCTGGGAGCCCCTTGCAGCCCTGCGTGCCCACCTGGGATGTCCCATGGGTCAGCAGAGCAGTgtgtggagggcggggccggggcaggTACGAAGATGTCGGCCAAGTCCAGGATGGAGGACTGTAGAGGGGAGAGGCAGTCGTGGCTCAGAAGTGGGCTGGGCCAGAGGGAGGGCAGGCCCTGACCTGCAGCCTGACTCCAGTTCATTCCCTCCTTTATTCATTTCATAAACATCTCATAATGATCCCGGACAGTGCTTCCAGTGTATAAAACGCTTCCTCATTTATTCAGTCCCTGCTTTTCATAACAACCCCATGAGGCAGGTAGAGTTTACAGGTGAAACAGTTGAGGCCCAGAATGGGGACACACTTTGCCTGAAGTCACACGACTGGGGAGAGGCAGAGCTAGAATAGACCCCAGGCCAGGAGAAAGGGGGAATAAGGACACAGGTGGAGTTGGAACAACAAGCCTACCTCCCTAGGTCACTGTCCAGGGTGAAACTGGCCACAGTGAACATGGGCAGGAAGGGGGCAGAGGCACCAGGGCAGCGTGATCAGCTTTAGAAGACAATCTTGTTCTCAGTGGctatcctctccctctcccagggAGCCCAAGATGTCAGCACTTGTATCTGTGCCAGCCCCTAGTCTATTTTTTTGAGGTGGGGGTAGTAAggggaagtactggggtttgaacttaggaactTGAGCTTGCTGCACACGTGCTCTTGAACTCAGCCTTACATTCTCTCAGCTGGCTATCAACTACTTGAGcctgctttttgctaattattctGAAAGATATAGAATCTAGTAAACTTTTTCcccctgcacaggctggcctcaaactgcaatcctccagatctcagcctcctgagtagctagaattacaagtgtgagccactgacacctggccagCCTGTAGTGTTGATCCACACGCTCACCATCCTAGGGTGCCAGAGCTGTGCAAAAGAGGAAAACAGAGGCTGGAGACATGTCCCAAATCATAAAGTAAGTGGCAGCAAGACCAGAGGGCTCTATCAGGACTCTAATATCCCAGTTTACAGTCTGACTCCATCTCATTCCAAGGGACCAGGGGCTGCTAGCTGCCATCACCCCCATTTCCCTTCAATAAACCTTTAAGTAGTGCTTGCTCTACACTAAGCACTGTTGTGCACGCTTCACAAATGCCGACACAATTACCTCCTAGACCTGTCTAGCCCACGCATCCTGGCATGTTCCCTACCTGGCTGTCTTTtagcttctcctcttccttcctttcttctctcccaggtTCTTTGTCTCGACAACGGCGGAAGGTAACCTCTGCACCATTGGCCACTGGGGAGTCATTTCCTCTCCAGGACTTCACCTCCTGTAGGAGACCCAGAGGACAAAAAGGACTTGAGGGGGACCTGAACCCCAAGGCTGGGGTCCAGAAGAGAGCAGTGTGGGAGGCACCGAAGTTAGAGCAGTAGAGAAGCTGGTTAGTGTACCCCAGCGCCTTCACCAGCACAGATACGAGCAGCAGCACCTGCATCCCAGGCAGTTCGGCCTACTCACTACCTTCTCATGCTCCTGCTGGCTCAGGCGCAGAGCCAGCTGCAGCTGTAGGTCCTCATCCCTGTGGGAGGCTGGGGGGACTGGCTgcgagggaggaaaagagggggtgaatttggccCAGAGCTCCCACCCCTGCATCAGAG
This sequence is a window from Perognathus longimembris pacificus isolate PPM17 chromosome 17, ASM2315922v1, whole genome shotgun sequence. Protein-coding genes within it:
- the Epn3 gene encoding epsin-3 — encoded protein: MTTSALRRQVKNIVHNYSEAEIKVREATSNDPWGPPSSLMSEIADLTFNTVAFAEVMGMLWRRLNDSGKNWRHVYKALTLLDYLLKTGSERVAHQCRENLYTIQTLKDFQHIDRDGKDQGVNVREKVKQVMALLKDEERLRQERTHALKTKERMALEGMGIGSGQMGFSRRYGDDSRSRGSPSSYTSASSSPRYASDLEHARPQTSGEEELQLQLALAMSREEAEKPVPPASHRDEDLQLQLALRLSQQEHEKEVKSWRGNDSPVANGAEVTFRRCRDKEPGREERKEEEKLKDSQSSILDLADIFVPAPAPPSTHCSADPWDIPGLRPSTEPSGSSWGPSADPWSPVPSGNARSQPWDLLPTLSSSEPWGRTPVLSAGPPPTDPWAPNSPHHKLPSAGADPWGASVETSNTPGLGGTSTFPLAKPPDSADTKQELECAQALPSGKPSSPVELDLFGDPSPKQNGTKEPDTFDLGALGETLTQPSKEARPCRTPESFLGPSASSLVNLDSLIKAPQAVKTRNPFLTGLSASPTNPFGVGELGRPTLNQMRAGSPALGLAAAPGSMTYSTSLPLPLSSVPAGMGLPASVSVFPQAGTFTTQPPSLPQPLLPTSGSAGPLLPAPQAGTNPFL